A stretch of the Malus domestica chromosome 08, GDT2T_hap1 genome encodes the following:
- the LOC103441682 gene encoding GATA transcription factor 24-like has protein sequence MAAVNPQPLEAGPFEEHGRGQIQVEDDDGDYEDGGDGMEDMEEVHVNPVSVAEREGGGGGGGGGGGGVVMASRTSELTLSFEGEVYVFPAVTHEKVQAVLLLLGGRDVPTGVPTVEVSYDQNPRGVGDTPKRSNLSRRIASLVRFREKRKERCFDKKIRYTVRKEVAQRMLRKNGQFASLKQTSGASSWDSTQSCPQDGTPQPETVVRRCQHCGVSENNTPAMRRGPAGPRTLCNACGLMWANKGTLRDLSKGGRNLTMDNIEPGTPTEVKPSVVEGEFSRNQDECGILDGLSKNITEGSNDASVNPDEEECIAFKDLHETAEDLTNSYPMGIVSSANDEQEPLAELANPSDTDLDITTNFD, from the exons ATGGCAGCCGTCAATCCGCAGCCTCTGGAAGCTGGACCATTTGAGGAGCACGGGAGGGGTCAAATACAGGTAGAAGACGATGACGGTGACTACGAAGATGGTGGTGATGGTATGGAGGACATGGAAGAGGTGCATGTGAACCCCGTCAGCGTTGCGGAGcgtgaaggaggaggaggaggaggaggaggaggagggggaggtgTGGTTATGGCGTCCAGGACTAGCGAGCTCACTCTGTCTTTTGAAGGCGAGGTCTATGTCTTCCCTGCTGTTACACACGagaag GTGCAAGCAGTGCTGTTGCTGTTGGGAGGACGCGATGTACCAACTGGTGTGCCCACAGTGGAAGTGTCTTACGATCAGAATCCAAGG GGTGTGGGTGACACCCCAAAGCGTTCAAATCTTTCGCGAAGAATAGCTTCCCTGGTAAGGTTTCGTGAAAAGCGGAAGGAGAGATGTTTTGACAAGAAAATTAGGTACACTGTGCGTAAAgaggttgcacaaag GATGCTTCGTAAGAATGGACAGTTTGCTTCGTTAAAACAAACTTCAGGTGCTTCTAGTTGGGATTCGACTCAGAGTTGTCCTCAAGATGGCACTCCTCAACCAGAAACTGT CGTACGGAGATGTCAACATTGTGGAGTTAGTGAAAATAATACTCCTGCAATGCGCCGTGGACCTGCTGGGCCAAGAACTTTATGTAATGCATGTGGTCTTATGTGGGCGAATAAG GGAACATTGAGAGATCTCAGCAAGGGTGGAAGGAACCTTACCATGGACAATATAGAACCT GGAACACCGACCGAAGTTAAGCCTTCAGTTGTTGAAGGAGAATTCTCTAGAAACCAGGATGAGTGT GGCATTCTTGATGGTCTTTCAAAAAACATTACTGAAGGATCCAATGATGCTTCTGTCAACCCGGATGAGGAGGAATGCATTGCATTTAAG GATTTGCATGAAACCGCTGAAGATCTTACGAACAGTTATCCGATGGGGATTGTTTCCTCAGCGAATGATGAGCAG GAGCCTCTGGCTGAGCTCGCAAATCCTTCGGATACAGATTTAGACATCACTACTAATTTTGATTAG